A region of Lepeophtheirus salmonis chromosome 13, UVic_Lsal_1.4, whole genome shotgun sequence DNA encodes the following proteins:
- the LOC121127615 gene encoding neo-calmodulin isoform X1 codes for MANECLTEDQIGEFQDAFCAFDTDHDGVITSKELGAVLRHIGQNPTEAELQDMVNEVDKDGTGSIDFPEFLAMMALKINDQNAEDEIREAFKVFDGDGNGFINRQELAVVMMNLGETLTSEEITSMIEEADIDGDGQINYEEFYNMMTSTR; via the exons ATGGCTAACGAATGCTTGACGGAGGATCAAATAGGTGAGTTTCAAGATGCATTTTGTGCCTTTGATACGGATCATGATGGGGTAATTACCTCGAAGGAGCTTGGAGCCGTCCTACGACACATTGGGCAAAATCCAACGGAGGCTGAGCTTCAA gaTATGGTGAATGAAGTAGATAAAGATGGGACTGGATCCATCGACTTCCCAGAGTTTCTTGCCATGATGGCTTTAAAAATCAATGATCAAAATGCAGAAGATGAGATTCGAGAGGCCTTTAAAGTTTTTGATGGA GATGGCAATGGCTTTATAAATCGTCAAGAACTTGCAGTGGTCATGATGAATCTAGGTGAAACCTTGACTAGTGAGGAGATCACATCCATGATTGAGGAGGCGGATATAGATGGTGACGgacaaattaattatgaagagTTTTATAATATGATGACCTCTACGCGTTGA
- the LOC121127615 gene encoding calmodulin-alpha isoform X2, translating into MANECLTEDQIGEFQDAFCAFDTDHDGVITSKELGAVLRHIGQNPTEAELQDMVNEVDKDGTGSIDFPEFLAMMALKINDQNAEDEIREAFKVFDGDGNGFIDRRELSIMLRFLGEPMTEKEIQEIIQEADVDHDGVIDYTEFFMMLDK; encoded by the exons ATGGCTAACGAATGCTTGACGGAGGATCAAATAGGTGAGTTTCAAGATGCATTTTGTGCCTTTGATACGGATCATGATGGGGTAATTACCTCGAAGGAGCTTGGAGCCGTCCTACGACACATTGGGCAAAATCCAACGGAGGCTGAGCTTCAA gaTATGGTGAATGAAGTAGATAAAGATGGGACTGGATCCATCGACTTCCCAGAGTTTCTTGCCATGATGGCTTTAAAAATCAATGATCAAAATGCAGAAGATGAGATTCGAGAGGCCTTTAAAGTTTTTGATGGA GACGGTAATGGGTTTATTGATCGTCGAGAGCTCTCAATCATGCTTCGGTTCCTGGGTGAGCCGATGACTGAAAAAGAAATTCAAGAAATTATACAAGAAGCAGATGTTGATCACGATGGAGTGATTGACTATACGGAATTTTTTATGATGTTGGATAAATGA